One Xiphophorus maculatus strain JP 163 A chromosome 10, X_maculatus-5.0-male, whole genome shotgun sequence genomic region harbors:
- the LOC102227179 gene encoding putative uncharacterized protein DDB_G0282133, producing the protein MASDSSNRFLGWTSMMRFSKPALLGPDLEAPEYHNHSYSNDRSYVNYRTSCVNRRWINTFHDNKTNNICTYHRSYNSFDNDKTNNICTNHRSYNSFDNDKTNNICTNHRSYNSFDNDKTNNICTYHRSYNSFDNDKTNNICTNHRSYNSFDNDKTNNICTNHRSYNSFDNDKTNNICTNHRSYNSFDNDKTNNICTNHRSYNSFDNDKTNNICTNHRSYNNFNTNNTTNIWNNHRQYTSFNIDKSSDICTNHRSYTNFNTNNTTNIWPNYRQYTSFVTDIWTNHRCYTRYNTDKNSDIWTNHKRYTRYNTDKNSDICTNHRRYTRYNTNKNSDIWTNHRRYTRYNTDKNSDICTNHRRYNSFDNDKTNNICTYHRRYTRYNTDKNSDICTNHRRYTRYNTDKNSDICTNHRRYTRYNTDKNSDICTNHRRYTRYNTDKKSDIWTNHRRYTRYNTDKNSDTCTNHRRYTRYNTDKNSDIWTNHRRYTRYNTDKNSDICTNHRRYTRYNTDKNSDICTNHRRYTRYNTDKNSDICTNHRRYTRYNTDKNSDICTNHRRYTRYNTDKNSDICTNHRRYTRYNTDKNSDIWTNHRRYTRYNTDKNSDICTNHRRYTRYNTDKNSNIWTNHRRYTRYNTDKNSNIWTNHRRYTRYNTDKNSDICTNHRRYTRYNTDKNSDICTNHRRYTRYNTDKNSDICTNHRRYTRYNTDKNSDICTNHRRYTRYNTDKNSDICTNHRRYTRYNTDKNSDTCTNHRRYTRYNTDKNSDICTNHRRYTRYNTDKHSDICTNHRRYTRYNTDKTDNIWTNYRQYTNYVTDIWTNHRRYTRYNTDKTDNIWPNSRQYPNFNTNKTSNKYSSFDSYSTNRNSTNKGSKSFTKHRIFFNECSLHSTRTSNYKTSKCMCFEPMSQWKHL; encoded by the exons ATGGCATCGGACAGTAGCAACAGATTTTTGGGCTGGACTTCCATGATGCGATTCTCCAAACCTGCTCTGTTGGGTCCAGATCTGGAGGCTCCAGAg TATCACAACCACAGCTACAGCAACGACAGAAGCTACGTCAACTACAGAACCTCCTGTGTCAACCGCAGATGGATCAACACATTTCATGAcaacaaaaccaacaacatCTGCACCTACCACAGAAGCTACAACAGCTTCGACAACGACAAAACCAACAACATCTGCACCAACCACAGAAGCTACAACAGCTTCGACAACGACAAAACCAACAACATCTGCACCAACCACAGAAGCTACAACAGCTTCGACAACGACAAAACCAACAACATCTGCACCTACCACAGAAGCTACAACAGCTTCGACAACGACAAAACCAACAACATCTGTACCAACCACAGAAGCTACAACAGCTTCGACAACGACAAAACCAACAACATCTGCACCAACCACAGAAGCTACAACAGCTTCGACAACGACAAAACCAACAACATCTGCACCAACCACAGAAGCTACAACAGCTTCGACAACGACAAAACCAACAACATCTGCACCAACCACAGAAGCTACAACAGCTTCGACAACGACAAAACCAACAACATTTGCACCAACCACAGAAGTTACAACAACTTCAACACCAACAACACCACCAACATCTGGAACAACCACAGACAGTACACCAGCTTCAACATCGACAAATCCTCCGACATCTGCACCAACCACAGAAGTTACACCAACTTCAACACCAACAACACCACCAACATCTGGCCCAACTACAGACAGTACACCAGCTTCGTCACCGACATTTGGACCAACCACAGATGCTACACCAGatacaacacagacaaaaactcCGACATCTGGACCAACCACAAACGCTACACCAGatacaacacagacaaaaactcCGACATCTGCACCAACCACAGACGCTACACCAgatacaacacaaacaaaaactccgACATCTGGACCAACCACAGACGCTACACCAGatacaacacagacaaaaactcCGACATCTGCACCAACCACAGACGCTACAACAGCTTCGACAACGACAAAACCAACAACATCTGCACCTACCACAGACGCTACACCAGatacaacacagacaaaaactcCGACATCTGCACCAACCACAGACGCTACACCAGatacaacacagacaaaaactcCGACATCTGCACCAACCACAGACGCTACACCAGatacaacacagacaaaaactcCGACATCTGCACCAACCACAGACGCTACACCAGatacaacacagacaaaaagtCCGACATCTGGACCAACCACAGACGCTACACCAGatacaacacagacaaaaactcCGACACCTGCACCAACCACAGGCGCTACACCAGatacaacacagacaaaaactcCGACATCTGGACCAACCACAGACGCTACACCAGatacaacacagacaaaaactcCGACATCTGCACCAACCACAGACGCTACACCAGatacaacacagacaaaaactcCGACATCTGCACCAACCACAGACGCTACACCAGatacaacacagacaaaaactcCGACATCTGCACCAACCACAGACGCTACACCAGatacaacacagacaaaaactcCGACATCTGCACCAACCACAGACGCTACACCAGatacaacacagacaaaaactcCGACATCTGCACCAACCACAGACGCTACACCAGatacaacacagacaaaaactcCGACATCTGGACCAACCACAGACGCTACACCAGatacaacacagacaaaaactcCGACATCTGCACCAACCACAGACGCTACACCAGatacaacacagacaaaaactcCAACATCTGGACCAACCACAGACGCTACACCAGatacaacacagacaaaaactcCAACATCTGGACCAACCACAGACGCTACACCAGatacaacacagacaaaaactcCGACATCTGCACCAACCACAGACGCTACACCAGatacaacacagacaaaaactcCGACATCTGCACCAACCACAGACGCTACACCAGatacaacacagacaaaaactcCGACATCTGCACCAACCACAGACGCTACACCAGatacaacacagacaaaaactcCGACATCTGCACCAACCACAGACGCTACACCAGatacaacacagacaaaaactcCGACATCTGCACCAACCACAGGCGCTACACCAGatacaacacagacaaaaactcCGACACCTGCACCAACCACAGGCGCTACACCAGatacaacacagacaaaaactcCGACATCTGCACCAACCACAGACGCTACACCAGatacaacacagacaaacactCCGACATCTGCACCAACCACAGACGCTACACCAGATACAACACAGACAAAACCGACAACATCTGGACCAACTACAGACAGTACACCAACTACGTCACCGACATCTGGACCAACCACAGACGCTACACCAGATACAACACAGACAAAACCGACAACATCTGGCCCAACTCCAGACAGTACCCCAACTTCAACACCAACAAAACCTCCAACAAATACTCCAGCTTCGACAGCTACTCCACAAACAGAAACTCCACCAACAAAGGGTCCAAGTCTTTCACCAAGCACAGAATCTTTTTCAACGAATGCTCCCTCCACAGCACCAGAACAAGCAACTACAAAACCTCCAA GTGCATGTGCTTCGAACCCATGTCTCAGTGGAAGCACCTGTGA